The nucleotide window CGAAATAATGTTAAGTAATACAATAGAAAGGCAATATCTCCAACTTTACCAATTATGAGTTCAACTTCTTTGTGGCTTTTCGAGGAGTTGCTTATTAAATGATCCTGTATCTGATTGGCTGCCTGGTCAAAAAGGTCCAGGTAGTCTTTCAGTGGGTAAGGGTTATGAAAACCATTACTCAACCTGATGATCCCTACAAAACAAAGTAAGATTAAAATCAGACATAAATGAGCTTTAAACAGAATCAGAGGGCAGCTGTAGCTGTGAAATTTAATTGTGTGATAAATTAAATGAGATAAAACCCAATGATATGTGTAAATTAACTAGATGCACTGCACAGAAAGAAAATAGGAGTGACAGGGAAATTAATGATAATTTTACTAACTTAAAAGGTAATAAATTAATCAGCATAATGTACTCAAAAACAAGATGGTTCTTCAAAGGTTCTTTACTGACCTTAATAGTTCAATTTAGAACCATATCTTCCTGAAGAACCATTTTGTGCTGAAATGTTTCTTTGTGTTAGGCATTAGGGGTTCTTTATTGCCGCCCTTTTGGTGTTTGGACCAAActgttaataaattatttaaagccATTGTGTTATTGGTTCACTCGCAGTACTGGGGTCCTGGTAGCTCAACCGACCAATTTCACAGACTGTCAACACTCTCCACAGGTAAACGtgatatacatattttttaaatgttgctaaaCATAGTAGTTTTAGCAGGAAATTGTTCAGTGACAACAAATCCCATTAGCTCAGTTGAAAGCATTTGCTTATTTTTCTTTCGCTTCACTTGCTGTTTTTGAAAGTGAAACTTTGGTGAATTTGAAGTTTACAATTTATCATAAATGTGCTGTTTGAGAGCAAGAGGTTGGCCAAATTTGAAGTCATGATTTATAACACTTTTGTTACCACTATGGCTGCAACTGTTCACGTTGGGGAGATCGCATCTTCTCATCTCATTcacgtcataaaaataaaagacgAATATACTGTAAACTTTATGGCAGAACTTTCCACAAGCTGTTACTATTTTAAGCATTTACATGACACATTGCGCAAAATATTTTTCTAGTTGCAACATTATCCTCAACGCATTCagaaattatacattattttactcAGAGCTCCTTAACCTTTAAATTTAGAAATGTAGCACTAAATAGTCCAAAAAAAAACCTGCCTCCAGTTAttttatgcaaatatttttaataatcttGAAGGGAATTCACTAAGATATGACTTAGAGATAATGatatctgtttttctctctctgcagGGAATGAGATTGATGGACCAACTTTAGTGCTTATAATAACCTATAAATAATAATCACAGAAGGAATGAAACTACACCTGTTATCTGACAACAGACAATTTTGCCACTGCTTGATAAAGGCAGCACAGCACATGGGTATGTTTTTGCAAACTGTTGAGAAAGTCCATATTAAGtgctttaaaggagacctattatgcccctttttacaagatgtactATACGTCTCAGATGTCCCCggaatgtgtctgtgaagattCAGCTCACAATACCACACGGATCATGtatataccatgttgtaaatgcctctttttgggtggaatcaaaaacatgctgatttcgcgtgtgtctctttaaatgcaaatgagctgccatatatgtatgaacatATATGTACtgtggtctctgtgaatacagtcagagacaatggtaactgacagtaaGCATTTCAgggttaaaaatttaaaataacgacatagctctggtcactgtgaatacaatcagagacaatggtaactttagtagcattagccatggaatcagctaacaagcacattcggaatggcgatttccaaaaataaattccattcacaaaataaaagtgcgatacttacatcttcaggatataaatctggaacacaaacagttggtactgatccatgcttgagaatcaaatttttcTACAGTTCCACTGCAACcacacctcctacaggtagtctcagGTTTGTTACTGCGGTGCGCTCCCTGATCCacatgacagctttcacattaccaattttcaaactaaactgccagtgtgaaagcaccctaagatTTCTCAATCACAGTGGAATCTGAAATCCGATGAACTCACCAAACCTCTTTCTGGTCCACCAGTGTGGTTCTTTCATAGTAGTGAAATGGACCTCAGGATGTAGCCGTAAACGATCATAGAGATCCGTGGTGCCACACTTTGGCTGGCCAATGATGTAAAAAAAGGGTAAGCAACGCAGGCGGTATCGTCTACCGGCATGCTGGTGAAGGTGAGCTGGAAAAGCTCTGCGCAGGTGGTCATATATTGCTTGGAAACGCTTTGAATAAAGAGCATACAGATTTTTCCCATATGGATCTGCTGAGATATTCTCAAAGAACTCTTCATACCAGCAAGGATTCTTGAGAGAGGGATGAAATTTCAGAGGAATTGCAGATAATATCTAGGGAGGAGAAAAAGCAGAACAAAAGGTTTTTCCTTGGAAAAACTGATACTTGTAAGAGTGTAGCATATTATGAAggtatacatttaaatacattatatactgtatataaaagaaTGTGTAATGAATAAAATCACAATTTGCTGTAAGTTCACACTTTTTGAATCTCTAAATAAGTTACCCAGACATTTCATTGCCAAGGGCATTATCATAAATATGAATACAAGCCATTTCATTGTGCCCCActaaaattgtttttaatgaatttatttaacaatataattCAAATGCACATACCTGtggctctttctctctcagttcTCCAAGGTCAGGCACTCTTCTACGGCTAAAATCCACTTTGTCCACAATGCTCCTTACAACCTCTCTCACAACAGTATAATCTGTATTGGAGGAAATATCCAGGGCCATATGTGCTGGATGAGACAATACAGTGATTTGATATGGTGATGGAGTTAGAAAGAGCCCTTTTTGGTCCCTCGTCAAGATGTAGGAAGCCATGATGAGAACAGTGACTATTAGCCCAAAAACAAAGCTTACAATTTTGACTTTCCGTCCAGACACAAGTGTCCAGGGGCCCCATGCTTGGTGTTGCACTCGCTTGTTGTCTACGATGGTCAGTACCTTTGTCCACTTGTTGTCAAGGTTGATAAATGCAGGCTCCAGTTTCTCATAAGGAGCACTGAGAAGCCCATACTTCTGGTCCATTTTTCGCTTAATCGTATCTGCTTCGCGAATACAGTGAGTCCCATTGATGCAAGTTATTGTAGGGAGAATTTTGCCCCATCACACTGCTTGCCTGAAGTACTGCATAATCCACAAGATCCTTGTTTTGCTAGTGAAATCTCCATCTTTCATTCAGCAGATGCTGTGTGGCTTCAGGCCATTTTTTGTGATAGGATGCTTGtgggcagagagacagacagtagaATGAGCAAGCTCTGGGTTTCCAGCACACGTGACAAGGGCCAAGATGTGTGGGAGATGATCAGAGCACTCCTTTAATTTAGCAGCCACAGATTAGACAGAGGCAGCAAGGTtaacacacaagcacaaacacaatgCAGATGTTGTCAAGGTCACAAACGCCCCTTCAACAGCTCAGATCTCAGGATGGACTATTCCTGTAAGAAAGAATATAGCATTACTGCAAACAAAGCCATTGTACACAAAGAGATATCATTGATTTGAGTCTTGTCTAGGACTCCCAAGTTGAAAtgattttatctgactccaatttaagttgaacctctaatttagatttaaattcaaataaatttcttaaattacatttaatttaatctttttaagttattgatttcTCTGAATCATCCTAACTTTCATTATCCTTTCATTCAGGTCCTGATAGTCACTCAGAGTCATATGCCGGACAATTAATTACATAGATCTCACGGACACAAAATCGCCAGTTCCGTTCATAGTCAGCGGCTGCAGGGTTTACTAATATCATCTGGTTTGGCTGCCTACTGCCTGCTCATAAACAGATTATAGTTTTATTTAGTCACGTTTCATACAACTTGCTAAGACGGTGATAAGCAGTGACTGGTAGTCTTACGTGGGTTTCTCCTATTCATAAGCTTCAGTAATGATCATTATACTGCAATAAGTTTGCGGTAACAAAAGGCATCCCTCAAATCTACTGTAAGATACAAAATCAATCAAAGCCAATTTCACAcatgatcagaataaacaaacattcctAAAAATACAAGTCAAAAAACATTCCTGGCAATAGAAAATTACACGCAGAGATAAGCGTGGGATATCTGACTACAGACTCCCCAAGTTCCTAGCCAACTTTCCTTAAATAGCCAGACAGAAATTATGTACCAAATAGTATTATcctttgaacacacacacacacacacacacacacacacgttgtgtttccatgttttatggggactttccatagacataatggtttttatactgtacaaactttatattctatcccctaaacctaaccctacccctaaacctaaccctcacagaaaacattctgcatttttacattttcaaaaaacataatttagtatgatttataagctgttttcctcatggggaccgacgtaatgtccccacaaggtaaaacatttcgggttttactatccttatggggacatttggtacccacaaagtgataaatacacgctcacacacacacacacacacacacacacacacatgttgtgtttccatgttttatggggactttccatagacataatggcttttatactgtacaaactttatattctatcccctaaacctaaccctacccctaaacctaaccctcacagaaaactttctgcatttttacattttcaaaaaacataatttagtatgatttataagctgttttcctcatggggaccgacaaaatgtccccacaaggtcaaacatttcgggttttactatccttatggggacatttggtccccataaagtgataaatacacgctcacacacacacacacacacacacacacacacacacacacacacacactttctctcactctctttccttGTTTCTGTTTCTTTTCTCAGCCTTTCTTTATAACTGAGTATTTCATTCTtggcaacaaaacaaacacacaatgaaGACACAAAACAGTACCCTCTGACATCTGTTGGACCATTCAGAGACAACAACATTATCATAAGAAACCTGAACTGTTTAAACTGCAATAAAAATCTCAActagtagagcatggcactagcaagaACATGATCATAGCATGTTACTTTCACATGTACCCTGACAAGTTTCTGGCAagtgccatctcctatcagaattttttttttttcaattaaaatgcCTGTAGTGCTACTGATAGAATGTTCAGCAAACAGCCTCAGAgatatgggttctggtcccatggaaaccaataAGTAATGCCATTCACATATGATTAACGGCATTCGGTGGTTGCATTTTCCATCtaagattaaatttttactccactgatggttaggtttatggtttggGTTATGGCATATGGTTATGAAATATGCAGTCCTGTTAACAGTATTActtaatttacaactaaaaacaactcacttttggtttAAATTTTggaaagcacagactgatttcaccTGAAGAACTTTTGACTTCTTGTCACTGAATTCAAAGTGAGATCACTTTCATGCAAATGCAAGATCTGGTTCGATCCCAGAAAATACAAGTAGCAATAAATTATGAATGCATGGTAAATGATTCATAATCATGCTTTTAAAATAGCTTTATTTTGAACAAATAGACAGACTGAAGTTATTTTAGGTGAATGTCTCAagattataatgaaataaatgatatAATGCTGTAACTACAGTGTTTGAATAACCTTTTCAGGTGGTTCTTTATAATATCTAGTGGATTTAAAACATTTGGTTTTGGGTTGTCTTTGGGAAGACTGATGGTctcattattaataaatatatgtgAGTGAATATTTAGGACTCTTAGCATGGTTAAGTTATTTAAACCCTTCACTTTTTCACACAGACAGGTGTGGAAGCAAAACTGTGGCACAATAATTAACAACAAAGCATTCCTCTGCAATGTAGAACTAACATACTGCTGAATATGCATGGTTGGCAAATTGTAGACtaggatttatttgttttttgtaattaaaaaaaaaaaaactaaaaatcaatTCGCTCACCTTGTTTTGGTTTCTTGTTTTTACTTTGACAGATGAATGGATCTACAGAGTCGTATGGTAGAGggtttgcctttttatcatttcaTCAGACCGTTCAGGGCTGTTATTTACCACCATATTGTGATTAAATTTACCTTGGGGAGATCATTAACAGAAATGTGACTCTAGCAAAACCCACACAGACCTCAGTAATCCATGCTGGACTAATATATAGATGTGGGGCTCTTAAATTATAGATTATTCCTATTTGTGCATGAAAATTAGTGGTTTGAATaaggcagagggagagaaagatttagacagagaaatagagagagattaATGAAAAACAGTGAAAAAAGAGGGAAGGTAGTCAAAGGAGGACACGTGCGTTCCCATGGAGATGAAGGCAGGTGTCATTGATCTGTGTTACCATGGAAAACAGACTTCTTTTATGTGTATGCCAACCTTAAATGACATCCTAATGACAGATTGTATTTGCGAGTAACGTAGATTGGCGATAATTTTGGTCTCATTATTTGTGTTAACAACATAGAGCTTGAGGTAAACCGTAGCAACATTGACCACCATCCTTGTCCACGTGGCTATCTATTTTAAGAATAAGCGTTACATTTTTTATGACTTTGGCATGGAGTTGGGCTGACGTGAACAGTCACATTAAA belongs to Xyrauchen texanus isolate HMW12.3.18 chromosome 16, RBS_HiC_50CHRs, whole genome shotgun sequence and includes:
- the chst15 gene encoding carbohydrate sulfotransferase 15 yields the protein MDQKYGLLSAPYEKLEPAFINLDNKWTKVLTIVDNKRVQHQAWGPWTLVSGRKVKIVSFVFGLIVTVLIMASYILTRDQKGLFLTPSPYQITVLSHPAHMALDISSNTDYTVVREVVRSIVDKVDFSRRRVPDLGELREKEPQILSAIPLKFHPSLKNPCWYEEFFENISADPYGKNLYALYSKRFQAIYDHLRRAFPAHLHQHAGRRYRLRCLPFFYIIGQPKCGTTDLYDRLRLHPEVHFTTMKEPHWWTRKRFGIIRLSNGFHNPYPLKDYLDLFDQAANQIQDHLISNSSKSHKEVELIIGEASASTMWDNNAWIYFYNNGTGVEPPFLVQDFIHAVQPDAKFIVMLRDPVERLYSDYLYFGMANKSVEDFHDRVSESLQLFEACLAEWSIRSCIYNTTLNNLMPVRLQVGLYAMYLLDWLSVFNREQILILRLEDHAANRKNTMRRVFDFLQLGPLTLQKEADITKSPASNTRRPANRNLGPMLPITKEILHSFYRPFNQHLAQVLRDPAFLWM